Genomic segment of Chionomys nivalis chromosome 17, mChiNiv1.1, whole genome shotgun sequence:
TGGATGGCACAGAGGGATTGTAGCCTACACTCAGGACCAAGAGTTCCTGCCTCCTATGGTTAGTACTgactgttggggactgtggatccctggaccctgaattttctatgaccctttGCCAGCCGGAGTAAAcagtttgttttcctgtgcttgcagctgctctgagcaaccTATGTTTGCAGCATGAGCTCAGGGGATGGCAGGGGAGTAATTTGCAGCTGAAGGATCCTGAGAGCTAGGATGTGGTCATTGGTCAGGGAAGGCACTATgcaagctgccctggaacacaataaagttggtATTCTTGGCGCTCttatttcaaggatgacctgtgtccctgtgtgtgtctgtgtgtgtgtttcaatctccaggcccttgccttgCTTGTGAACCGTATGCTACAGGTGTAGTGCTGTAGTACACGCTGTGGTAGGGACGCTACGACTGACCACCCAGCTTTTCCCTGACCCTGGAGCCTGCTGCCCTTCCAATGCCACTCACCTTGTCTCTTCATTTGTAAGCTCTCTCTTGCGTCCACGTTTGCTGTCACTGGTACCCTAGTCCCAGtctcttctccaggctccagcaGAAAGGCAGCCCCTTCTGATAAACCAGAACAATCTAAGCATCTCTTGTGGGGATGCTGGCGACTGTTAGAAAATTTCCCAAATAATACGGGCAGGCCTAGCATCACACAGCACTTGGGGAGTCAGTTTTTCCTCCTTCCACGCGGATGCTCAggatcaaagtcaggtcctcagatttggtggcaggtgccactaacctctgagccatgttgCCAGCTGCTCGGAGGCTGCGTTAGGGTAGCAGTGAGTTGGAGGCTGGTCTGAGCTGTACAGTGAGACCCcgtcacaaaacaaagcaaagcatctATAGTCTAACCTCCAAAATAGAATCCATGAAAAAGAGAGTCATGATTCATCCCATTACGTCACTGCCACTCTTCCATCTGTGGTACTTGAGCAGGTCTCGAGGAGAACCTTCGACAGTGTCAGTAGGTTGCTTCTGGGAGTTGCAAACTCCACTGTAAACTCTGTTTGTATCTTTTGTTCTGTGTTCACgtaaaacatattttcaaatggCTACTTTAAATGATGAGTACCTTGCCTAGTTCCACGTCGCTTGCAAACTGGGCAGTGACTCCCCACAGTCTCCAGGGTAAAGACTAGACTTCTGGTCCTGGTGTATTCAAGGACCTTGTTACTATTTGGACTCTATCTGGCCTACTCTGACCTCGCCAGCTGTGTGATCCAGCTGTGCTGAACTCTGGCAGACACCAAAGTGAACTGGctttgcctcagccttcctccccACATCGTCCGCTCATCTTTCAAAACAGCCCAGAAGTCCTTTTTCCTAAGAGCGTGCTCTGAGCTGCGCGTCTGGACTAATTGCCTTCTGCTGAGCTTGTGATGTGCCCTTTGTGTGTGCCCGCAGAGAGCTGTGTCAGTCCTGTAGGGACTGTGTGTGGACTTCTCTCTCCTGCAAGGTTCCAGGAGAATAGCTGCTATGTTTCATTGTCAGGGCTTCGCATAGAGTGGGTGGCTACCAAGGGTTTGTTAAAGACACATTGTGTTTCTGgatttactacacacacacacacagctgacttATGGCCACaggtgataaaaataaaattttagctagttccaggacaggctctaaaactacagggaaatcctgtcttgaaaaaccaaaaataaataaataaataaataaataaaatttcagacttgggggagagctatggtgtctctGGCCACTTGAGATGCTCGGTGCTGGAGATACTCCTCCCCCTATAGTTTACAGGGTTCCAGCTGGCCAAAGCTGGCAAGTTCTATGGTCCCACAGACTCTGTGTTCAAAAGgtttttgaaaatgctttctacCACAGTTGGTTGCTAGGCAACATGCCAACTTAATCCTATGGTGATCCAAGGAGGTAGGTGCTGTTTGTAGCTTCATCTTACAGCTATGCATAATAAAGTTTGAGGGCCTTAGAAAACCAGAGTCTACAACCATTCAGAGGTGGAGGTGGCCAGGTgctgtggtgcacacatttaaatctagaggcaggtgggcctctgtgagttcaaaaatcagcctggtctacacagtgaacaCCAGGCCAGCTATGACTGTAGAGAATTACAGCTACCTGACGCTGACCTCAGGAAAGAGACTGTGGTTGCCAAGTTTTCCTAACAGGAATCCTTCAGCCGTCTTGTGAAAACCTACATTAAAGTCTCCATGTGGAGGAGATGGTTACCACCtagggtttttgcttgtttgttttatttttgttttccaagacagggtttctgtggtggcagcatgcctttaatcccagcactctggaggcagaggcaggtggatctctgtgaattcaaggccagcctggtctacaaagagagttccagggcggCCAGgactgttacgcagagaaactctgtctcagaaaacaaacaaacaaaacacccaaaccacaaacaaacaaacaaacaaatgagacaggggttctctttgtggtcctggttgtcctggaatttgctctgtagaccaggctgacttgaaactcacagagatctgcctgcctctgtttcccaagtgctgggattaaaagtgtgttccaccatcacccagccacacaggtttctgtttgcttgtttatttttgttttttgagacagggtttctctgtagctttggagcctgtcctggaactagctcttgtagaccaggctggtctcgaactcacaaagatctgcctgcctctgcctcccgagtgctgggattaaaggcgtgtgccaccactgccctgccacacgggtttttaaacaagaaaaatatagTGAATTAGGTctgctctgagagagagagagagatcccaccCTAAGGAAAAATCAGGTGGGGGAAATTTAGAtgtagtcagatttttctttgggccaccagcccacaaataacaACACGAAGACTTactgttaattatgaaagctcagccttagcttaggcatgtcccattaactcttataacttaaattaacctgttttaccacgtgactttttacctttcttttgttctgtatgtCCGACTCCCTTCATGTATCATTGGCCTTTCCTCTGCACCTCAATTAtctcctccttcatctctctgtacctgttggaccctagagtccaatcaccgaggaggagtcCCCCCCTCCGAGACTGtctctcacaccacagttgatgtaaaagcatgaggattttattaattctgtcatgacagggtctttcagcatttgagaggccagaaagaccctgaatggctggtacaggctacttttaaaggaaaaagccacagaaacaagggggtgtctgggggttgttctttaactattatgattggcttattcaaaagggctattaccaataattggctggagagcagttgccagatcaggtgaggtaagagggaacatctgagggtcactttgcccccttcccagggactaaatcaaaacaccaggaactgagtcaacacctaaagcttatcttgcccctattcaacAACTGacttctatttggagaacatttacaaggactcagggagatgatggaaagttcccaacatttcagtacgtgtgtgtgtagttgttaggtccttggtttcTGGGGGGTTGGGAGTCCTACTGCTAGACTGGGAGATAAAGAAGCCACCAGGTTGAGGAGATGGGGGGACCAAGGAGCACGGCTGAGCAGAGCTTATGCTAGGGCCTTGGCATATTGCCTCTCCACCTGACTGTGTCATCCCCACCTCACCAGCCTTAGGCACACCAGGGCCGGGCCCCTGTTGGGAGGCAAGCCTGGCATCTCCAGGAAATAGAAAATGCAGAAAAGAGAATCAGGTCCAAATGTCACTCTGGAAAACGAAGGACCAAAAGGTGCTATACATCTTCCATGTGGGGCGGGATTTGAAGCTGGCATCTGAGTAGTGCCACCAAATCCTTTCACTGAGCCCCAACCCCTTGGCCCCAAGTTCATAATACCACTACCTAATTAGAGAACAGTCAAACAGCTTTATTGGTGACCTAAGGGAGCTGAGGTCTCCGATCCACCCCTCACTCCCCAAGGTGTCAACTGCAAGGCCTTCTTCAGTAGGAAGGCCAATCACATGATCTGTGAGAGCTCCTGGCACAGAGTCAGATCTCTGCTCCTAATTCGAAAAATTCCAAATCCTGATTTCTGAGTCAGCAAAGTCAGAGGCTAGAGTCCGATGGGCTCCTGTGGGGGCTCAGGAGGCTGGCCAAGTTGTTCAGCAATTATCTGCAGAGCTGTGGCAGCAGAGGTCCGAAGGCCACAGGAAACTGTTCCAAGGTTGGTTTCCAAGAGGGCCCCGGCTCGGGCAGGGCATGGAAACTGGCCCTGCAAATGCACTTTGGGTATGATGGGGTCACATCGCCAAGCAGCCTTGGGAGGACAGAACCCTGCCATGTCTTTGGCATGCCAAAGCTCCGCGGTCCAGGCTCAGTGGGACTGCCATAGCCTGTCATTCTTGGGTCCTCACGGGATATAGGTACCACATCACAACCCCCGAAGGGTTGATGATCACAGTGAAGTTGGTTTCACTCTTGAGGCCGCTGATGACATCCCCTGTGAAGACATTCTGACCCTGGATTGGGGAGGTGTACATCATTATCGAGGCTAACACAAGAACAGCGACACAGAGACCCGCTCCCCACAAGACCTAGAAGCCCATACGTGCTAGGCTTCCAGTACACCCCATAGGAGTGAGAATTTCCCACTCATTTATAGCAAGGCTGACAGATGTTCAAGCAGACTACAGAAAAGCCCCACCCCGTGGAAAACACTAAGTACAATGATGCGAAAGCTGACCAGGGAGTGAGGACCAGCTTGGGATGTCAAGGGTGCCCTTCATACCCAGCAGCTCCACCTATGTGGTTGGAACAACAGTGTAGACAGGATGGCAACAGTAACAGCCCTTGATGCCTcccactgccccccaccccaggctctTTCTAGGACTCTAAGGCATAGGGGAGGGGACACCATGTATGAGTCAGGACCACCTGGATCCCAGAAGGCTGGATTGGGGACAACAGGTGACAGGGCACTCACCTCATACTCTTTGGATTCGGGGAAGTTCAGTTCCAAGAGGGAGGAATGGAAGCGGTAAGGCATGTCTGTCCTGCGGCTGAAGAAGACCAGGGCACTCGCCCCATTAGACAGAGGCCGCTTGAACACCTCAATTTGGGATTTACTCTAGGCATAAAAGAGAACCAACCACTGGCTGGAATCTCATGTTTGGTTTGGTCCTGACATACCTGCCTCCCATGCCCTTCCCAACAAGCTCTCTCTTTAACCCCAGCCCACAGCAGGCAGACTTGAGGACAATGTAACATCACAGCCATCTAGACTTGAGGACAATGTAACATCACAGCCATCTAGACTTGAGGACAATGTAACATCACAGCCATCTAGACTTGAGGACAATGTAACATCACAGCCATCTAGCACTTAGACTTTTCTCTCCCCTCGTCCCTGACTCAGCAGATGCTAACTAATTCCGTACCAGGCCCTGCACAGAATTACAAGAGGTGCAGACACGAAGAACTGAGGGCACACCGAATGAGCACTGCCAAGACCACTCCAGGGCTGCGGTTGGGGACACCACTAGGAGGGGACAATGAACCCTCACGGGGACAGGTACGCAGCTGGTCTCATACAGAGAGCACTTCATTACCCAGAACAATCCTCAGGCACAGCGTCACCATCGGCACCTCTGGTAGGGACTAGTTATCTCTTTGGGACATCACTAATTTGTCAAGtgccttctgttttttttgttgttgttgtttgtttttttgttttgttttgttatccaagacaaggtttctctatataacagtcctggctgtcctggaactgctctgtagaccaggctgacctcgaactcagagatccacctgcctttgcctcccgagagctgggattaaaggtgtgtattactaccttttaagatttattattatatgtatgaatgattttgcctgcatgtatgcacattTACTGCATGCATGCGATGcctgaggccagaaaagggtctCAGattcctggaattggagttacacaCAGCATCCCCAAATTCATGCTGCCAGGATAGAGACCCAGGGCCAGCTCCCCTGCTCTCAGGGGAGCCCAGCTCCTTAAGCCTCCTCTTCTCACCCCCATTCAAGTACCTTGAAGATCCTACGTCCCTGGATGCCTAAGGGGTCCTGATTGATTTTGATCACGAGGGGATTCTGAAGAATGTCTATGTTTTGGGGGGAAATGGTACGCAGGTCTGTGGACATGAAGAGGGGGGCTGCCAGCACTGTCCACAGGGCCATCTGGGCCCGGGATTCCTCAAAGCTCAGGCCGAAATTCCCGATGAGCAGCTGGGGACAGAGGAAAGGAGCAATCAATGTGGGCCTCCTCGGGGAGGTGGGCACCAGAGCCTTGGTCAAACATGTGGCCAAGGCAAGAGCAGACAGGACTGGGGAAAAGGCCGCATGGCTTAGCACACACAGCTTAGCATCAGCTTCTTTCATGCAGAGGAGGTGATGGTCTTTCTGAGCTGCTCGGATGATACAATGGGTCTCTGCGTTATATTATAGTGACAGAGTAAGGCCCCatctaaaagaaaagagagaaagaaaccaaggGACTGGAACTGCCCAGGTGAAGCTGAGAGCTGGAGCAGGAGCTCCAAGGCAGCTGAGCTCAGCTCTCCAGGCTGgccttcttcctgcctcatcaTTGTCATTGATTGGTGATGCTTCCTGACTAGGTGAACTGATAATCCTGAAAGCATCTGTGTAAGTCACCAGGGCTATGACTGAGATAGGAATGACTGGAAGCACGATGCAGGCTGTGGGTTGCGGGGGTGACTGGAGACTTTGCAGGGTGAGAGGGTACAGCATCAAAGGaaccagaggcagagagggaaagggacaGAAGAGCACAGGAAGCGGAATGGATGCTACAGATGGGTTCTCAGTGCTCTTTGAGACACCAGAATGTTCTGGGAGGTGCTTAACAATGGGCATTCCCAgattatgctctggaacattctgATGTGAAAGAGAGGGACAAGGAGGGGTTTAGAAGACCCTAACACACCCAATCCAGGGACATAATTTAGTGTTAATCTAGGCCCtacctagaacagtggttctcaatttgtGAGTCACGACTCCTGGTGGGGTTCACCTATCGggtatttacaattcataacagtagcaaaattacagttatgaagtagcagtgaaataaattttatggttggggtcagcacaacacaaggaaccgtattaaagggtcgaaacattaggaaggttgggaaccactgccctATAGGAGTGCACAGGGTGCTAGGCTgcagggactggagggatggcaaGAAGGGCGGGGCTAAAGACCTCCCCTTCCATGCTGGTACCATGTCTGGGTCATTCCAGTGTCCAGGACCCGCCACTGGTTGCAGTATGTCTTGGTGTTTTACAAACCAGTCCAGAATGGAGAGCACGCTCTTCCAGGAGTCCTGGATATCGTCATAGTTACGCCAGAGATTGCAGATGTTGGCAATCAGAGTGTAGTTCACCTGGATGGTAGGAAAGGTAGGAGCTAACACATGTCATCCTGATGCTCAGGGGTCATCTGCCAGCTGGGGATGCTAGCAGATGGAGGCTTGGAACGAGGCAGAGGATTAGTTCTCAGGGGTGTGTGGTCTGGGAAGGTGACCCCATCTAGGGGCTGCCCAGGCCTTTCCTCCATATAGGGGGTGtgcccctcacccccccccaccATGTGCCATGTCCATGGTGTGCATTTCTTCAGTGACAGTGCCACCACTTGCCTCCTTCAGGTTTGAAGGTCTGAGCCCTTCTGAGGCTCTGCCTGGCCTTAGTAGCCTTCTGGGTCTTCCGGCCCCTGGGGACCCACCTGGGATTCTGATAGCTTGCTGAACATTGTGCCTGTGCCTTGCTTGCCTGCCTTGGATGCCAACACCAACAACCTACCTGCTGCACTGACTGAGGCTTCCTCGATGGGTCAGGGACCTGGTGGTCTCTAGACACCTAGAAATAGGTGTGCTGGCTAACTATGACGAGAGCATCTCTGACTATGGGGGCAGCCTGCCTCTGGCCTGGCACATAGGAGGTGATGGGGCCTGGGAGAGAGAAGCTGTGGCAGGCAGGTACACGGAATGGCTTACCTTGGGGGGTAGGCCCCCTTCATAGGCTGGCCAGCTGCAAGAAAAGGCGATGGGGCGGCCTGTGGCATTCAGGGCAGCAGACATCTGGGGATACCCTGCAGAAACCCCAATTTGGTGACTGAGCAGGCATAGGGGACCTAAAGATTTACTTCCTGGGTGCCAAGCCTTAGGAGGAAGCTATGTAGCTACAGAGCCATTGCATTTTTAGAGGGCCAGGGAGCGGCAAGCAGGGGTAAGGAATTTGGGGAAACTACCGCCACCGCCGGGTACAGGCAGACTGGGACCCACAGCTGCTGCCCTCTCTCCAGATGATGGTCCAATCAGGCAGGAACTCACCCTGGGCATGCTCTTTGGCAGTAGAGAAGCAGCCGTCCAGCTTCAGCATGTCAATCTTCCACTCAGCGAAGGTTTCGGCATCCAGCTCCACTTTGTCCAGAGTGGTACCAGGGTAACCCATGCAGGTCATTTTGCCCAAGTCCTCATAGATGCCTAGCTTCAGACCCAGGGAATGGGCCTGCGGGGTTGAAGAGACAATGGTAGATCAAGTGAGACCCTCTTCATAGTCATATCTTGACAGAGACCATTAAAACCTTCAACAGCCCCTCAGATACCAACATGGCCCCTGATCTCAGGTAACTGCACGGTCTTCGATAGTAACAGGAGCGTTGGACGTCGGCACAGATCCTGGCTGCAGTAGAGCCACGGACCTAGACATAGCCTTCATGCAGCTTTGGCCTGGACATCATCATGGCAGTGagatgatggtgtaccagaaaccagaggccttgagccagaccagtGATTGaactgcaatgaacatttgctggTGAAGCTTATAGACAAAAGGACATACTATGACACACCCAGGCCCCCAGTGCCACCAGGACGGATGAAGACatgttggagaggcaggaaaggagaagcaaagaggtttttggtgttgttggtttctgttttgttttccttggtttgttttgttcttatttttgtttgtttgcttgcttactgtattgttttctttggcaAGGGAGTACTTCGGGGtgaagggaggatatgggggaccgggaggtgagcagaattggggtgcatgacataaaactc
This window contains:
- the Naga gene encoding alpha-N-acetylgalactosaminidase, with amino-acid sequence MLQKTVLLLALVTQVLMLENGLLRTPPMGWLAWERFRCNIDCDQDPKNCISERLFMEMADRLAQDGWRDLGYVYINIDDCWIGGRDAKGRLLPDPKRFPHGIAFLADYAHSLGLKLGIYEDLGKMTCMGYPGTTLDKVELDAETFAEWKIDMLKLDGCFSTAKEHAQGYPQMSAALNATGRPIAFSCSWPAYEGGLPPKVNYTLIANICNLWRNYDDIQDSWKSVLSILDWFVKHQDILQPVAGPGHWNDPDMLLIGNFGLSFEESRAQMALWTVLAAPLFMSTDLRTISPQNIDILQNPLVIKINQDPLGIQGRRIFKSKSQIEVFKRPLSNGASALVFFSRRTDMPYRFHSSLLELNFPESKEYEGQNVFTGDVISGLKSETNFTVIINPSGVVMWYLYPVRTQE